One window from the genome of Podospora pseudocomata strain CBS 415.72m chromosome 6, whole genome shotgun sequence encodes:
- a CDS encoding hypothetical protein (EggNog:ENOG503P6MJ; COG:S), with translation MGGQMYNLFGKQVASQYLAMGVLASLFGGVAVATSGGSAAKPTTPGATPPINASSSDEADFIKKFLEQEGSAEKKH, from the exons ATGGGCGGCCAGATGTACAATCTTTTCGGCAAGCAGGTTGCTTCGCAATAC CTCGCCATGGGcgtcctcgcctccctcttcggcGGTGTCGCCGTCGCCACCTCCGGCGGCAGCGCTGCTaagcccaccacccccggtGCTACCCCTCCAATCAATGCCTCCAGCTCCGACGAGGCCGACTTCATCAA GAAGTTCCTCGAGCAGGAGGGCTCcgccgagaagaagcacTAA
- a CDS encoding hypothetical protein (COG:S; EggNog:ENOG503NZEC) produces MSSPNNPNETTYISMSPAALAARGTDASLVGAHCQYPPCNQLDFLPFKCQSCSQTYCSDHRTEDGHDCSQKGAWATRRRLAEQSKASLGGHKPVRDRDVLYAKPCAEGTCKTTIGTSLVPGVHCNACRRDYCLKHRLEEDHDCKSKPPVGARASALAAQQAAITTKATSALERLKLWGASKKEQYKDSRAAKAAGPSGLNAKGQTKLVAVNTLKKTAKGDAKIPPEKRVYLYVEAENETAKAKIPKGEFFFSQDWVVGRMLDSAAASLQVQNINNRSDKEEDKLRVFHVEGGRILDFGEKLGAALVSGNTVVLLRGVGAPEDLIKV; encoded by the coding sequence ATgtcctccccaaacaacccaaacgAAACAACCTACATCTCCATGtcccccgccgccctcgcAGCCCGCGGCACCGACGCCTCCCTCGTCGGCGCCCACTGCCAATACCCCCCCTGCAACCAACTCgacttcctccccttcaaatGCCAATCCTGCTCCCAAACCTACTGCTCCGACCACCGCACTGAAGACGGCCACGACTGCTCCCAAAAAGGCGCCTGGGCCACCAGGCGACGCCTAGCCGAACAATCCAAAGCCTCCCTCGGCGGCCACAAACCCGTTCGCGACCGCGATGTCCTATACGCGAAACCCTGCGCAGAAGGGACATGCAAAACAACAATCGGGACAAGTCTCGTTCCCGGTGTTCACTGCAACGCCTGCCGAAGGGACTACTGCCTTAAACACCGCCTAGAAGAAGACCACGACTGCAAGTCCAAACCCCCCGTCGGTGCGAGAGCGAGTGCCCTAGCAGCTCAACAAGCGGCGATAACAACCAAGGCGACGTCTGCGTTGGAACGATTAAAGTTGTGGGGCGCTTCCAAAAAAGAACAATACAAAGACTCCCGCGCCGCAAAGGCGGCCGGACCATCTGGGCTCAACGCAAAGGGACAGACGAAACTCGTGGCGGTAAACACCCTCAAGAAGACCGCAAAGGGGGACGCAAAGATCCCGCCAGAGAAGAGGGTCTATCTCTATGTCGAGGCGGAGAATGAGACTGCCAAAGCCAAGATTCCAAAGGGGGAGTTCTTCTTCAGTCAGGACTGGGTCGTGGGGCGGATGCTCgactcggcggcggcgagtcTGCAGGTGCAGAATATTAATAACAGGTCGgataaggaggaggataagcTGAGGGTGTTCCatgtggaaggggggaggatacTGGATTTTGGGGAGAAGTTGGGGGCCGCGTTGGTCAGTGGGAATAcggttgttttgttgagaGGGGTGGGGGCGCCCGAGGATTTGATAAAGGTCTGA
- a CDS encoding hypothetical protein (EggNog:ENOG503NW5A; COG:L), producing MPPHIPLKRLRSPSPEPPPKKRQSSTTSKKKAIAPPRKPTLFDDLDAGSTPRSSTKTSLLEIEASDDDTSSLTSLSDADFEDVPLDGPGTKRRKLSQPSSTEDEDIEFEDVPTPTAPAPDVAIPSQDLDLTLVRDTRINLAAAMGKKGPSKLERKIRIAAHGVHVQLLLWHNALRNAWCSDEEVMAIMISHLPPRLWEEVDRWRRSSGLEVQVEEPPPKGKTAGKGKGEGKATEKGREWGAAAKHLEKGAVDMSHGDPLFRLMKVLTSWWKQRFKITAPGLRKQGYMSLERLDRITKAFKQTNGDDQDRFGEKIDGLEGFRKRAQSCAGSRDVGAQLFTALLRGLGIEARLVASLQPLGFGWNKLEEADPEKEEHYLSESNPEKPPVPATKLPPPRAKKTPAKPPPKTARSTRHSQKPPPEPSSDLESLSDSSNDLIIPPSPSPPPTSPTKTPKKVYDQDLEYPHYWLEALSPATHKYLPLDPLKPLLATNPDLLSHFEPRGSKADRARQVMAYIIAHSPDGTAKDVTIRYLKGQQLPGRTKGSRLPPEKIPVYDKNGKVKRYEEYDWFKRVMSSYIRGRDPSHPLTEADTLENETDLKPAERVDKVVKEGEETLQYYKQSKEFVLERHLKREEALLPTAKPVKMFVQNKNKKPGAQGEAVYSRRDVVQVKSAETWHKQGRAPKQGEAPLKKVPYRAATTNRRREIAEAELATGAKVLQGLYSHAQTDWIIPPPIQDGKIPKNEYGNIDLFVPTMCPEGAVHVPFRGAGRVARRLGIDYAEAVVDFEFGHRMAVPVIQGVVVAEEFYEKMVEELERDEAERRRKEDEKRRKRALGMWRRMLMGLRIVERLEGHYGNVKEGEQEGGAGQIGGDVHMAGEGAGGFEAEEDQMAGGFLPEGHEADDLGGGGFFAEGQEEDEQHGRTTSGYFPTVHSDNDDDDGEDVLEIDHGDVSGVLSEAVSPEPASLSPSPRPEIEETKAPPRRSARRKAPVKPKAAAAGGKRGRRRRNVASTSSEEEEIEEGYEVFGSGED from the coding sequence ATGCCACCACACATCCCCCTCAAACGACTCcgctctccctcccctgaaccaccacccaaaaagcggcagtcttcaacaacttcaaaGAAGAAAGCCATCGCCCCCCCCCGTAAACCAACCCTCTTCGACGACCTCGACGCCGGCTCCACCCCCCGTTCCTCAACCAagacctccctcctcgaaaTTGAAGCTAGCGATGACGACACCAGCTCCTTGACGTCCCTCTCCGACGCCGATTTCGAGGACGTCCCGCTGGATGGTCCTGGCACAAAACGTCGAAAACTCTCCCAACCCTCCTCTAcagaagatgaagacatCGAATTCGAAGATGTCCCCACGCCTACTGCGCCAGCTCCCGATGTTGCTATCCCCAGTCAGGACCTCGATCTGACGTTGGTACGGGATACCAGAATCAATCTCGCTGCCGcgatggggaagaaggggccCTCGAAGCTTGAAAGAAAGATCAGGATAGCTGCACATGGTGTCCATGTCCAGTTGTTACTATGGCACAATGCGCTGAGGAATGCGTGGTGTAGTgacgaggaggtgatggcgatCATGATATCGCATTTACCGCCTAGgctgtgggaggaggtggatagatggaggaggagcagtgGGTTGGAGGTACAGGTGGAggagccaccaccaaagggGAAGACagctgggaaggggaaaggcgAGGGGAAAGCGACAGAGAAAGGGAGGGAATGGGGAGCGGCAGCTAAGCATCTTGAAAAAGGAGCTGTCGATATGTCGCATGGAGATCCATTATTCAGACTGATGAAGGTCCTCACATCATGGTGGAAACAACGGTTCAAGATCACGGCACCAGGGCTGCGCAAGCAGGGGTACATGTCCCTAGAACGACTCGACAGAATCACCAAGGCTTTCAAGCAAACGAACGGTGACGATCAAGACCGCTTCGGGGAGAAGATTGATGGTTTAGAAGGCTTCAGAAAGCGCGCACAGTCGTGTGCAGGCAGCCGCGATGTTGGTGCCCAGTTATTCACCGCTCTACTACGAGGACTGGGAATTGAAGCTAGATTGGTGGCCAGTCTACAACCCTTGGGATTCGGGTGGAACAAACTCGAGGAAGCCGACCCTGAAAAGGAAGAGCATTACCTCTCGGAAAGCAATCCTGAAAAACCTCCCGTGCCAGCCACcaaactaccaccacccagaGCAAAGAAAACACCtgccaaaccaccccccaaaacagcCCGATCAACCCGGCATTcccaaaaaccaccccccgaACCCTCCTCCGATCTCGAATCcctctccgactcctccAACGATCTGAtaatccccccttccccttccccacctccaacctccccaaccaagaCCCCCAAAAAGGTGTACGATCAAGACTTGGAATACCCCCACTACTGGCTCGaagccctctcccccgccacccacaaatacctccccctcgaccccctcaaacccctcctagccaccaaccccgacctTTTGTCTCACTTTGAACCCCGCGGCTCCAAAGCCGACCGCGCCCGCCAGGTAATGGCATACATCATCGCCCACTCCCCCGACGGCACAGCCAAAGACGTCACCATCCGCTACCTCAAAGGGCAACAACTCCCAGGACGAACCAAAGGCAGCCGGCTACCCCCCGAAAAAATTCCCGTGTACGACAAGAACGGAAAAGTGAAAAGATACGAGGAGTATGACTGGTtcaagagggtgatgagCTCCTACATTCGCGGCCGtgacccctcccacccattGACAGAAGCAGACACCCTCGAAAACGAGACCGATCTCAAACCCGCCGAGCGGGTGGACAAGGTGgtcaaagaaggagaggagacaCTGCAGTACTACAAGCAATCCAAAGAGTTTGTGTTGGAACGCCACCTCAAGAGAGAAGAAGCGCTCCTGCCGACCGCGAAACCGGTCAAGATGTTTGTTcaaaacaagaacaagaaaccGGGTGCACAAGGCGAGGCGGTCTACAGCCGTAGAGACGTCGTCCAAGTCAAGAGCGCAGAAACATGGCATAAACAGGGACGTGCCCCTAAACAAGGGGAGGCCCCCCTGAAAAAGGTGCCCTATCGAGCAGCGACTACAAATCGGAGAAGGGAGATTGCAGAGGCGGAGTTGGCTACGGGAGCAAAGGTTTTGCAGGGGTTGTATAGTCACGCGCAGACAGACTGGATCATACCGCCGCCGATTCAAGATGGAAAGATACCAAAGAATGAGTATGGGAATATTGATTTGTTTGTCCCGACCATGTGCCCCGAGGGTGCGGTTCATGTTCCTTTccggggggcggggagggttGCAAGGAGATTGGGGATAGATTatgcggaggcggtggtggattttGAGTTTGGGCATCGGATGGCTGTGCCGGTTATtcagggggttgttgtggcGGAGGAGTTTTATGAGAaaatggtggaggagctggagagggatgaggcggagaggaggaggaaggaggatgagaagaggaggaagagggcgctggggatgtggaggaggatgttgatggggttgaggatTGTGGAACGGTTGGAGGGGCACTATGGGAATgtcaaggagggggagcaggaaGGGGGTGCGGGACAAATCGGTGGTGACGTGCATATGGCGGGAGAgggggcgggagggtttgaggcggaggaggatcaGATGGCGGGGGGATTCCTGCCGGAGGGACATGAGGCGGACGACTTGGGCGGCGGGGGCTTTTTTGCCGAGggccaggaggaggacgagcaACATGGGCGCACAACTTCAGGGTACTTCCCTACCGTCCACTCCGAtaacgacgacgatgacggggAGGATGTGCTCGAGATTGATCATGGTGATGTGAGCGGTGTGTTGAGCGAGGCGGTGAGTCCGGAGCCAGCGTCACTGTCGCCATCGCCCAGGCCAGAAATCGAAGAAACCAAGGcgccaccgaggaggagcgcaAGGCGGAAGGCGCCGGTCAAGCCCAAAGCCGCGGCGGCTGGTGGAaagcgaggaaggaggaggcgaaacGTTGCGTCAACGAgctccgaggaggaggaaatcgaGGAGGGATACGAGGTTTTTGGTTCTGGGGAGGATTAG
- a CDS encoding hypothetical protein (EggNog:ENOG503NYI4; COG:S) encodes MVWPFSSSSTPSKPDQQTVHNATAETVKKVANTTKDFDPSTNLPEPKRLPAELQKIVDKADKDENFFDELYEGYVPPSTDSNVRYAAYASRFRTILLSAHRYVAYTSDIGESFRPVAHPNWVRAAYGISWAYILGDVSYEGYKAYWHNQRILNPAIELSSHQKKLLGVEATHDGTSPAKLTPGVVPPLEDYRTVMLQRGIFQSLASMGLPAFTIHSVVRYSGRAMKDVKNKTVRTWGPIGLGLAVVPFLPRIFDKPVENAVEWVFHKGFEAYGGEKMVGDAPLIGRERQLSEKPLPSGKEKRE; translated from the exons ATGGTTTGGCccttcagctcctcatcCACTCCCTCCAAACCTGACCAACAAACCGTCCACAATGCTACCGCTGAAACCGTAAAGAAAGTCGCCAACACAACCAAAGACTTTGACCCCAGCACTAATCTCCCCGAGCCGAAGAGACTCCCCGCTGAGCTCCAAAAAATCGTCGACAAGGCCGACAAAGATGAAAACTTCTTTGACGAGCTCTACGAGGGATA TGTTCCCCCATCAACCGACTCCAACGTCCGCTACGCAGCCTACGCCTCCCGCTTCcgcaccatcctcctctccgcccaCCGCTACGTAGCCTACACCTCCGACATAGGCGAGTCCTTCCGCCCCGTCGCACACCCCAACTGGGTCCGCGCAGCATACGGCATCTCCTGGGCATATATCCTCGGGGACGTCTCCTACGAGGGCTACAAAGCCTACTGGCACAACCAACGCAtcctcaaccccgccatcgagCTGTCCTCTCACCAGAAGAAATTACTTGGTGTCGAGGCGACGCATGATGGCACCTCGCCAGCGAAGCTCACGCCAGGTGTTGTCCCGCCGTTGGAGGACTACAGAACTGTCATGCTGCAACGGGGTATCTTCCAGAGCTTGGCGAGTATGGGGTTGCCGGCGTTTACGATCCACTCCGTGGTGAGGTATTCTGGCCGGGCGATGAAGGATGTCAAGAATAAGACTGTCAGGACGTGGGGTCCgattgggttgggtttggcggtggtgccgttCTTGCCGAGGATCTTTGATAAGCCGGTTGAGAATGCGGTTGAGTGGGTGTTCCACAAGGGGTTTGAGGCTTatgggggggagaagatggtgggggatgCGCCGTTgattgggagggagaggcagtTGAGTGAGAAGCCGTTGCCGagtgggaaggagaagagggagtaa